A region of Candidatus Obscuribacter sp. DNA encodes the following proteins:
- a CDS encoding DUF1800 domain-containing protein → MILKVNKASTIRHLLSRAGFGFTPEQYQLYLDMDYEQVVDSLLDFSADNSALDEMLTQQSFDFANPDDIKRWWLFRMLFTRHPLQEKLTLFWHGHFATSVKKVRNPYAMYLQNRVMRQYGLGRFDDLLLAIARDPAMILWLDNEQNRKGKPNENFAREVMELFTLGIGHYTESDVKEAARAFTGWHTKQGRFYFDKGTHDSGAKSVLGESGNLDGVDIVRILARRKETAERLALKLIRFFCVDNPDGGYVDKVARAYEPDHQIKPMLKTIFMSEQFQSKRCFHALIKSPCDYVVGTLKYLQVSQVDGNTCNYLAAMGQDLFAPPSVKGWDGGAAWLASDTMMARFNFAAKVIGQKMDQLPQGKAALALCQKQGIDNAASMVDYFCTLLLDGDIPSSARAKLVDYVSTDLKGNKLDSLPDTRLLDAKIRGLLHLIMTLPTYQLV, encoded by the coding sequence TGGATAGTTTGCTTGATTTTAGCGCTGACAATAGTGCTCTCGATGAGATGTTGACGCAGCAATCTTTTGATTTTGCCAATCCTGATGATATTAAGCGCTGGTGGCTCTTTCGTATGCTCTTTACGAGACATCCCTTGCAAGAAAAATTGACTTTATTTTGGCACGGACACTTTGCTACATCAGTCAAAAAAGTGCGCAATCCCTATGCTATGTATTTGCAAAACAGAGTAATGCGTCAGTACGGGCTGGGTCGCTTTGATGATCTGCTCCTGGCTATAGCACGCGATCCTGCCATGATCCTCTGGCTAGATAATGAGCAAAATCGCAAAGGCAAACCAAACGAAAATTTTGCCAGAGAAGTAATGGAATTATTTACTCTCGGTATCGGTCACTATACAGAGAGCGACGTCAAAGAGGCTGCCCGTGCCTTTACAGGCTGGCATACCAAGCAAGGACGTTTTTATTTTGATAAAGGTACTCACGACAGTGGTGCCAAATCAGTGCTCGGTGAGAGTGGCAATCTCGATGGCGTGGATATTGTGCGTATCCTGGCTCGGCGCAAAGAAACAGCTGAGCGTCTAGCTCTAAAGCTCATTCGCTTTTTTTGTGTGGATAATCCTGATGGTGGCTATGTTGATAAAGTGGCCCGGGCCTATGAGCCAGATCATCAGATCAAGCCCATGCTCAAGACTATTTTTATGAGTGAGCAATTTCAGTCAAAACGCTGTTTTCATGCTCTTATCAAAAGCCCCTGTGATTATGTGGTGGGCACACTCAAGTATTTGCAAGTGTCGCAAGTGGACGGCAATACTTGCAATTATCTGGCAGCTATGGGGCAAGATCTTTTTGCCCCGCCCTCGGTCAAGGGCTGGGATGGTGGAGCTGCCTGGCTTGCCAGCGATACCATGATGGCGCGTTTTAACTTTGCTGCCAAAGTAATCGGACAAAAGATGGATCAGCTCCCCCAGGGCAAAGCCGCGCTTGCTCTCTGTCAAAAGCAGGGCATCGATAATGCCGCTAGTATGGTTGATTATTTTTGCACTCTTTTACTGGATGGCGATATACCATCTAGTGCCAGAGCCAAGCTAGTGGACTATGTCTCCACTGACCTCAAGGGCAACAAGCTAGATAGTCTGCCTGATACAAGGTTGCTCGATGCCAAAATCCGCGGACTTTTGCATCTGATCATGACTTTGCCAACATATCAGCTTGTTTAA
- a CDS encoding DUF1501 domain-containing protein: protein MNKDHHKLTSRRDFLALTALTMAGLIRPEQLIASAQAATQSGAGKRALIVLTLGGGNDGLNTVVPFAKGAYYDLRPKIAVKQDLVLPLDTSSGLGFNPALKELHELYKKGQVAVVEGVGYPSPNRSHFRSIEIWQTAQPDIIGSTGWLGRYLDLIDKKTASESMMLAVNIDPILPKSLLSRKVNVPSVYDLGDFRFKVDPHFEDDKPQQIAAFKSIYSDFNSDRPFFDKLKTTGLEANSASEKLLKLASAKNQVKYPDGKLAASLRLIAQMMSGNVGAKVYTLTHDGFDTHANQLSSQPGLLSNLSKSISAFFEDLSARGLDDDATIMVFSEFGRRAAENGGRGTDHGTAAPCFVIGKNVKGGLYGESPDLARLDNGDLRYTTDFRALYATVLDDWLHADSREIIGRRFDNLGLFGAA from the coding sequence ATGAATAAAGATCACCACAAATTGACCAGTCGCCGTGATTTTTTGGCTCTCACCGCCCTTACCATGGCTGGTCTTATCCGTCCTGAGCAGCTCATAGCCAGTGCCCAGGCTGCCACTCAGTCAGGTGCGGGCAAACGTGCTTTGATTGTGCTCACCTTAGGTGGTGGCAATGATGGTCTCAATACTGTGGTGCCCTTTGCCAAAGGTGCTTACTACGACTTGCGTCCCAAGATTGCTGTTAAACAAGACCTGGTCTTGCCTCTCGATACAAGCTCAGGATTGGGTTTTAATCCTGCCCTAAAAGAGCTGCATGAGCTCTACAAAAAGGGTCAGGTAGCGGTCGTAGAGGGTGTGGGTTATCCCAGTCCTAACCGCTCTCATTTTAGGTCTATAGAGATCTGGCAAACAGCTCAGCCTGATATCATCGGTAGTACCGGATGGCTAGGCCGCTATCTTGATTTGATAGACAAAAAGACTGCCAGTGAGAGCATGATGCTTGCCGTCAATATCGATCCTATTTTGCCCAAGTCGCTTTTATCTCGCAAAGTCAATGTGCCCTCTGTATATGATCTTGGTGACTTTAGATTTAAGGTCGACCCGCATTTTGAGGACGACAAGCCCCAGCAAATAGCAGCATTTAAGTCTATCTATAGTGACTTCAATAGCGACAGACCGTTTTTTGATAAGCTCAAAACCACTGGACTGGAGGCTAACAGCGCCAGCGAAAAACTCCTCAAATTGGCCTCTGCCAAAAACCAAGTCAAATATCCTGATGGTAAGTTGGCTGCCAGTCTGCGTTTGATTGCCCAGATGATGTCAGGCAATGTAGGTGCTAAAGTCTATACTCTTACCCATGATGGCTTTGATACCCATGCCAATCAACTAAGCTCACAGCCAGGACTGTTGTCCAATCTGTCTAAATCAATCTCTGCCTTTTTTGAAGACCTCTCAGCACGTGGTCTGGATGACGACGCCACCATAATGGTCTTTAGTGAGTTTGGCAGACGCGCTGCCGAAAACGGTGGACGCGGTACCGATCACGGCACCGCCGCTCCCTGCTTTGTCATTGGCAAAAATGTCAAAGGCGGACTCTACGGCGAGAGCCCCGACCTCGCTCGTTTAGACAACGGCGACTTGCGCTATACCACAGACTTTAGAGCCCTTTATGCCACCGTCCTCGATGACTGGCTCCATGCCGACAGTAGAGAGATCATTGGACGCCGATTCGACAATCTGGGCTTATTTGGCGCTGCTTAG
- the fusA gene encoding elongation factor G, with protein sequence MDTVQERKNAPVSGRTIDLKDIRNMGIAAHIDAGKTTTTERILFYSGLIHRMGEVHEGTSFTDWMEQEKERGITITAAAITSQWKGKRINLIDTPGHVDFTVEVERSMRVLDGVVIVLCAVGGVQPQTNTVWKQANRYEVPRMILVNKMDRTGADYFKVVKQIKEQLPGMSTTWANAFPMQIPIGAESEFKGLIDLVDMKAHVYDDKDPMGQKFDIVEIPADMKEEADKWRQQLLDAVVETDDALMGKYLEGEAVTNEEFKNALRVAVCKNKVIPILCGSAFKNKGVQQLLDAVVELLPSPDDVASVKGTLPDGTETVRPTDDNEPFSALAFKVMNDPFVGKLTFIRVYSGRLAAGSYVLNSTKGKRERISRLVQLQADNRTDVDEAFAGDIVAAVGLKDTTTGDTLSAENSPIILESMNFPDPVISVAIEPKTKGDADKLGVSLGRLAEEDPTFKVRVDHETGQTIIAGMGELHLEIIVDRLLREFKVEANVGKPQVAYRETIKKAVKAEGKFIRQSGGRGQYGHAVLELEPVPTGTGFVWQNKIVGGVIPKEYIPACETGVRDTLVGGVLAGYPIIDVKVSLVFGSYHDVDSNEMAFRTAASMGFKEGFMKANPVLLEPIMKVEVEVPEDFMGEVIGDISSRRGRVEGMETVDNLSKIKSQVPLSEMFGYATDIRNKTRGQGTFTMEFSHYEEVPTNIAEAVITSKKAK encoded by the coding sequence ATGGATACAGTTCAAGAAAGGAAAAATGCGCCAGTGTCAGGAAGGACTATAGATCTCAAAGATATTCGTAATATGGGTATCGCCGCGCACATCGACGCCGGCAAAACAACAACTACTGAGCGTATCCTCTTCTATTCCGGACTTATTCACCGGATGGGCGAAGTGCACGAAGGCACAAGCTTTACCGACTGGATGGAGCAAGAGAAAGAGCGCGGTATCACAATCACCGCCGCTGCTATCACCAGCCAGTGGAAAGGTAAGCGTATCAACCTTATCGACACCCCCGGACACGTTGACTTTACCGTAGAAGTAGAGCGCTCCATGCGCGTACTCGACGGCGTTGTCATCGTCCTTTGCGCTGTCGGTGGTGTACAGCCTCAGACCAACACAGTCTGGAAGCAAGCTAACCGCTACGAAGTACCTCGTATGATCCTCGTCAACAAAATGGACCGTACCGGTGCTGATTACTTCAAAGTAGTCAAACAAATTAAAGAACAGCTCCCCGGCATGAGCACCACATGGGCTAACGCATTTCCCATGCAAATTCCAATAGGCGCTGAAAGCGAATTCAAAGGTCTTATCGACCTCGTAGACATGAAAGCTCACGTCTATGACGATAAAGATCCTATGGGTCAGAAGTTCGACATCGTCGAAATTCCTGCCGACATGAAAGAAGAAGCAGACAAGTGGCGTCAACAGTTGCTCGACGCTGTAGTCGAAACTGACGACGCTTTGATGGGCAAATATCTGGAAGGCGAAGCTGTCACCAACGAAGAGTTCAAAAATGCTCTGCGCGTAGCAGTTTGCAAGAACAAAGTTATTCCAATTCTTTGTGGATCAGCTTTCAAAAACAAAGGCGTACAACAGCTTCTCGATGCCGTTGTAGAGCTTTTGCCATCTCCTGACGACGTCGCTTCTGTCAAAGGCACTCTGCCAGATGGTACTGAGACCGTCAGACCTACTGACGACAACGAGCCATTCTCAGCTCTCGCCTTCAAAGTTATGAACGACCCCTTCGTCGGTAAATTGACCTTTATCCGCGTTTATTCCGGTCGTCTGGCTGCTGGCTCCTATGTGCTCAACAGCACCAAGGGCAAGCGCGAACGCATCAGCCGTCTGGTGCAATTGCAAGCTGATAACCGTACTGACGTTGATGAAGCATTTGCCGGAGACATCGTGGCAGCAGTTGGTCTCAAAGACACCACAACTGGTGACACACTCTCAGCCGAAAATTCACCAATCATCCTGGAATCAATGAACTTCCCAGATCCAGTTATCTCGGTAGCGATTGAACCCAAGACCAAAGGCGACGCTGACAAACTCGGCGTATCACTGGGACGTCTGGCTGAAGAAGATCCAACCTTCAAAGTACGTGTCGACCACGAAACCGGTCAGACAATCATTGCTGGTATGGGTGAGCTTCACCTCGAAATCATCGTTGACCGTCTGCTTAGAGAATTCAAAGTAGAAGCCAACGTCGGTAAACCACAAGTTGCTTACCGCGAAACCATCAAAAAAGCTGTCAAAGCCGAAGGCAAATTCATCCGTCAGTCTGGCGGTCGTGGTCAGTACGGTCACGCCGTGCTCGAACTCGAACCAGTACCAACCGGTACAGGCTTCGTCTGGCAGAACAAAATCGTCGGCGGTGTCATTCCCAAGGAATACATCCCTGCTTGCGAAACCGGTGTCAGAGATACACTCGTTGGCGGCGTACTGGCTGGTTATCCAATCATCGACGTCAAAGTATCACTGGTCTTCGGTTCGTACCACGATGTGGACTCCAACGAAATGGCGTTCCGTACAGCCGCTTCAATGGGCTTCAAAGAAGGCTTCATGAAGGCTAACCCTGTACTGCTCGAACCAATCATGAAGGTTGAAGTAGAAGTACCGGAAGACTTTATGGGCGAAGTTATCGGCGACATCTCCAGCCGTAGAGGCCGTGTTGAAGGTATGGAAACTGTGGACAATCTCTCCAAGATTAAGAGCCAAGTTCCACTTTCTGAAATGTTTGGTTATGCTACCGACATCCGCAACAAGACCCGCGGTCAAGGTACATTCACCATGGAATTCTCACACTACGAAGAAGTCCCAACCAACATCGCAGAAGCAGTTATCACCTCCAAAAAAGCGAAGTAA
- the rpsG gene encoding 30S ribosomal protein S7: MSRRKEADKRVAKADPIYNSQLVSRFVNRMMQRGKRSTAQGLFYEALTILKDRAKAEPLDVFNKAVKNVTPLVEVKARRVGGSTYQVPVEVKSTRGFALASQWLIANSRKRPGRTFAERLSSELFDAANGTGASVKKRDETHKMAEANKAFAHYRY, from the coding sequence ATGTCCCGCAGAAAAGAAGCCGACAAAAGAGTAGCCAAAGCTGACCCCATCTATAACAGCCAGCTGGTCTCAAGATTCGTCAATCGCATGATGCAACGCGGCAAGCGCAGCACCGCGCAAGGTCTCTTTTACGAAGCTCTGACTATCCTCAAAGATAGAGCCAAAGCTGAGCCTCTGGATGTTTTCAACAAAGCAGTTAAAAACGTCACCCCACTGGTCGAAGTAAAAGCTCGCCGTGTCGGTGGTAGTACCTATCAAGTGCCAGTCGAAGTCAAATCGACTCGCGGATTTGCTCTGGCTAGCCAGTGGCTCATCGCCAACAGCAGAAAGAGACCAGGTCGCACTTTTGCTGAAAGACTTTCTTCTGAACTCTTTGATGCCGCTAACGGCACTGGAGCATCGGTTAAGAAGCGCGATGAAACACACAAAATGGCCGAAGCCAACAAAGCCTTTGCTCATTACCGCTACTAA
- a CDS encoding 30S ribosomal protein S12: MPTINQLIRRERAKVTYKTKSPALKSCPQRRGVCTQVKTTTPKKPNSALRKIARVRLTNGVEITAYIPGVGHNLQEHSVVLVRGGRVKDLPGVRYHIVRGALDTAGVKDRMQSRSKYGAKRPKPGAAAAAAAKGGGKKK, translated from the coding sequence GTGCCTACCATCAACCAGTTGATCAGACGTGAAAGAGCCAAAGTGACTTACAAGACCAAGTCGCCCGCTCTCAAATCCTGCCCGCAAAGACGCGGCGTATGCACACAAGTAAAGACAACTACTCCCAAAAAGCCTAACTCAGCTCTGCGCAAAATCGCCAGAGTCAGGCTGACAAACGGTGTAGAAATCACAGCCTACATCCCGGGCGTCGGTCACAACCTGCAAGAGCACAGTGTCGTGCTCGTCAGAGGCGGCCGGGTTAAGGACTTGCCAGGCGTCCGCTACCACATCGTCAGAGGCGCACTTGACACCGCTGGTGTTAAGGACCGCATGCAAAGCCGCTCCAAATATGGCGCTAAGCGTCCTAAGCCAGGTGCAGCAGCAGCTGCAGCAGCCAAGGGCGGCGGTAAGAAAAAATAA
- a CDS encoding GNAT family N-acetyltransferase, producing the protein MVSSELMIKIEPLFMTDSTQVRALLRYQDEPVPYESFCAEDRYLITGLTFWQHWLPCHLHISPSVYVAKEDGLILGLISLHAITRSKACWQVDHLVVHPNHRGRGIAQELLRFACALFGSQGISHFVAEVSDQNPAALSLLGSCGFKRSARITHYQVPADLKAPATEAESDCFRLAVPDDQAGLYQLHQDVLPPDIRLTFEYISDDFRVPPLKIESLDKMARSLLRSRSWFWLSEDQERKVITSACKVTAHREGDYHLEFAVNQGFSHTAPDLVKFVLSIMRRAGMKGMVIAKAYDFQAPVVEALEEAGLERVGNFSLLTRDYWLRAKTPQRLTLDAVSLNPLAKPAINLPSSRELLGRGLTSGIKDSLRAKAFAELSENLTGEYRRMEGFDLK; encoded by the coding sequence GTGGTATCATCAGAATTGATGATCAAAATCGAACCGCTATTCATGACAGATTCCACCCAGGTACGCGCCTTGCTGCGTTACCAGGATGAGCCTGTGCCTTATGAGAGCTTCTGTGCGGAGGATCGTTACTTAATCACCGGGCTGACTTTCTGGCAACACTGGCTGCCTTGCCATCTACATATTTCACCATCTGTGTATGTAGCCAAAGAAGACGGTCTAATCCTGGGACTTATATCCTTACATGCGATAACTCGCTCCAAAGCCTGCTGGCAAGTGGATCATCTTGTGGTCCACCCCAACCATAGAGGACGGGGCATTGCCCAGGAACTATTGCGTTTTGCCTGTGCACTCTTTGGCAGCCAGGGCATAAGCCATTTTGTGGCCGAAGTCTCAGATCAAAATCCAGCGGCTCTATCTTTATTAGGTAGTTGCGGTTTTAAACGCTCAGCTCGCATTACACACTATCAAGTGCCAGCCGATCTCAAGGCGCCAGCCACTGAGGCTGAGAGTGATTGCTTTAGACTGGCAGTACCAGACGATCAAGCTGGGCTGTACCAGCTCCATCAAGACGTCTTGCCTCCTGATATCAGACTGACCTTCGAATACATCTCCGATGACTTTCGCGTCCCGCCTCTCAAAATTGAGAGCCTCGATAAGATGGCCAGGAGCCTTTTGCGCAGCCGTAGCTGGTTTTGGCTATCAGAAGACCAGGAGCGCAAAGTAATCACGTCAGCCTGTAAAGTGACCGCCCATAGAGAGGGTGACTATCATCTGGAGTTTGCTGTCAATCAAGGCTTTAGCCATACAGCCCCGGACCTGGTCAAATTTGTACTATCAATAATGCGCCGCGCTGGCATGAAAGGCATGGTCATAGCCAAAGCCTATGACTTTCAAGCCCCAGTAGTTGAGGCCCTAGAAGAAGCAGGGCTGGAGCGCGTTGGTAATTTTTCACTTTTGACAAGAGACTACTGGCTCAGAGCCAAAACGCCACAGCGCCTCACTCTGGACGCAGTCAGCCTCAATCCACTGGCCAAGCCCGCCATCAATCTACCCAGCTCCAGAGAGCTATTGGGGCGGGGACTAACGAGCGGCATCAAAGACAGCCTGAGGGCCAAAGCATTTGCTGAGCTATCCGAAAATCTGACGGGCGAATATCGCCGTATGGAAGGCTTTGATCTTAAGTAG
- the smpB gene encoding SsrA-binding protein SmpB, whose product MAKTSKPTSSNPHKAAKKKDDDRPVYKTVADNRRARFDYEIIETYETGISLFGTEVKAIRAGKANLADAHVRIEDHELWLYSCHISPYDFGNRFNHEPMRKRRLLMHSQQITKLKSQIQEKGLALIPLRLYFKGNLIKVDLAVARGRKHYDKRDVISQKDNKRNLDRLVKQTRYS is encoded by the coding sequence ATGGCCAAGACTTCCAAGCCGACTTCTTCCAATCCGCATAAAGCGGCAAAGAAGAAAGATGATGACCGTCCAGTTTATAAAACTGTGGCGGACAATCGTCGTGCGCGCTTTGACTACGAGATTATCGAGACTTACGAGACAGGTATTTCGCTCTTTGGCACTGAGGTCAAGGCAATCAGAGCTGGCAAAGCCAATCTAGCCGATGCCCACGTGCGTATAGAGGACCACGAATTGTGGTTATATAGCTGTCACATATCTCCTTATGATTTTGGCAATCGCTTTAATCACGAGCCCATGCGCAAGCGCCGTCTGCTCATGCACTCTCAGCAGATAACAAAACTCAAATCTCAAATCCAGGAGAAGGGTCTGGCACTAATACCGCTCAGGCTCTACTTTAAAGGTAACTTGATCAAAGTCGACCTGGCAGTGGCCAGAGGTCGCAAGCATTATGACAAGCGTGATGTAATCTCGCAAAAAGACAATAAACGTAATTTGGATAGACTGGTAAAACAGACACGATATTCGTGA
- a CDS encoding family 10 glycosylhydrolase — protein MKAKLSLKAASLYLVAVLFLQGMMQTLSLQPAHAASPVAVYKSGRNAAAYQEQHIGTFDDDFKVFKQAMDGANVRFDELSDSDVEAGQAKLSAYKLIIVPLLVDVPASAAEKLNAYSQVGGKLVITDGAGTAQGGALALLSQAGVSQLKQTTLKEVGKLVWPRQPLPTNADFAIASVVAHLSLSSSAQPVATWQDNSGGELAVAIARQGNTIYMGWAPGVQGEISSNAQLISQALDELAPGITQQAAVQISFAEYTTLSNELDYLAKRTDEAVKTAKQAEFSVPLKTIQSNYDEGLTNVKSFNDAYRERRFLEADQYLQKARQSFAMAFAQSMPVRPVEARCIWLDRGTIVATRGAKGMSELFDKLKAAGINVVYFETNNAGFTMYPSKMALQNPETLGWDPLGTGLKEARKRNMEFHAWFWNFNVGNAKHNPIIGKESDYPGPVLGAHDFAWALASSTGSFLPPRQFEYWLDPSNPECRQYNKDLMTEVVNKYPVDGIQLDYIRYPFNNRGSEMGWNWLGRQKFEKETGLSLDRLDDETRAAWVQWKTNIISSYVKECSDYFRALKPGIRISAAVYAMPRRLRVNAIQQDWETWIANGWIDTLNPMTYVASPKELTEMASFVRESTKDNGLAYPGLSIRQLDTAGLIKQLNGARVTGTLDTTMFAATHLNEKKVSVLKVGPYRRSTILTPQSEPLKASRVLFDDFAAMVNRYLQDPKKRIMSDTASTNDVINQIDAVQRAMHNLSSKAKSDEIDTVLKDVTTLHATCKEWLRLEAFIQRGFRAQYIANYLNQVEAILSYARQRSKTAEVASALANQNATVAGVATKQDPIARQ, from the coding sequence ATGAAGGCTAAGCTTTCGCTCAAAGCAGCGTCACTATATCTGGTGGCTGTATTATTTTTGCAAGGAATGATGCAGACTCTCAGTTTGCAACCGGCCCATGCTGCCTCACCTGTAGCTGTCTATAAGAGCGGGCGCAACGCCGCAGCTTATCAGGAACAGCACATCGGTACTTTTGATGATGACTTCAAAGTCTTTAAGCAAGCCATGGACGGTGCCAATGTGCGCTTTGATGAGCTTAGCGATAGTGATGTCGAAGCTGGTCAAGCCAAGCTCTCTGCTTACAAACTAATCATCGTGCCATTGCTTGTGGATGTCCCTGCCAGTGCTGCCGAAAAGCTCAATGCCTACAGCCAGGTCGGCGGCAAACTAGTCATTACCGATGGTGCTGGTACTGCTCAGGGCGGAGCACTTGCATTGCTCAGCCAGGCTGGTGTCAGTCAACTCAAACAAACCACCCTCAAAGAAGTAGGCAAGCTCGTCTGGCCACGCCAGCCTTTGCCAACCAATGCTGATTTTGCTATTGCCTCAGTGGTAGCTCATCTATCTCTCAGCAGCAGTGCTCAACCTGTGGCGACATGGCAAGATAACAGCGGCGGTGAGCTGGCTGTAGCTATCGCCAGACAGGGCAATACTATTTATATGGGTTGGGCTCCTGGTGTACAGGGTGAGATAAGCAGCAATGCTCAGCTTATTTCTCAGGCTCTAGATGAGCTTGCTCCTGGTATCACGCAGCAAGCGGCTGTACAAATAAGTTTTGCCGAGTACACCACACTATCTAATGAGCTGGACTATCTTGCTAAGCGTACTGATGAAGCTGTTAAAACAGCCAAGCAAGCCGAGTTTAGCGTGCCGCTCAAGACCATTCAGTCTAACTATGATGAAGGCTTGACCAATGTCAAATCCTTTAATGACGCTTACCGCGAAAGAAGATTTTTGGAAGCAGATCAATATCTCCAGAAAGCACGTCAGTCTTTTGCCATGGCCTTTGCTCAGTCAATGCCTGTGCGTCCAGTAGAAGCCCGTTGCATCTGGCTAGATAGAGGTACGATTGTCGCTACCCGTGGTGCCAAAGGAATGAGCGAGCTGTTTGATAAGCTCAAAGCTGCAGGCATCAATGTCGTCTATTTTGAGACCAATAATGCTGGCTTTACCATGTATCCATCCAAGATGGCACTGCAAAATCCTGAGACCCTGGGCTGGGATCCGCTCGGTACAGGACTTAAGGAAGCACGCAAACGTAATATGGAGTTTCATGCCTGGTTCTGGAACTTTAACGTAGGCAATGCCAAGCACAACCCCATCATCGGTAAAGAGTCTGATTATCCCGGTCCTGTCCTAGGTGCCCATGACTTTGCCTGGGCTCTGGCATCGAGCACTGGTTCATTTTTGCCCCCACGTCAGTTTGAATACTGGCTTGACCCGAGCAATCCCGAATGCCGTCAGTACAACAAAGATTTGATGACAGAAGTGGTCAACAAATATCCTGTGGATGGCATACAGCTCGACTATATCCGTTATCCCTTTAATAACCGCGGCTCAGAGATGGGCTGGAACTGGCTTGGTCGTCAGAAATTTGAAAAGGAAACTGGACTATCGCTCGATAGACTGGATGACGAGACAAGAGCTGCCTGGGTGCAGTGGAAGACAAACATAATCTCCAGCTATGTCAAAGAATGCTCTGACTATTTCCGCGCTTTAAAGCCTGGTATCCGTATCTCGGCTGCTGTTTATGCCATGCCCCGTCGCCTTAGAGTCAATGCCATACAACAAGACTGGGAGACCTGGATTGCTAATGGCTGGATTGATACTCTCAATCCTATGACTTATGTAGCCTCTCCCAAAGAGCTGACTGAGATGGCTAGCTTTGTCAGAGAGAGCACCAAAGACAACGGTCTGGCTTATCCTGGTCTATCAATCAGACAGCTTGATACAGCCGGTCTAATTAAGCAGCTGAATGGAGCGAGAGTGACTGGCACTCTCGATACGACTATGTTTGCCGCCACCCACCTGAACGAAAAAAAGGTAAGCGTGCTCAAAGTCGGTCCTTATCGTCGCAGCACAATATTGACGCCGCAGTCTGAGCCTCTCAAAGCCAGTCGCGTCCTCTTTGATGATTTTGCCGCCATGGTCAACCGCTATTTGCAAGACCCCAAAAAGCGCATCATGTCTGACACCGCATCCACCAACGATGTGATCAATCAGATTGATGCTGTGCAAAGAGCGATGCACAATTTGAGCAGCAAAGCCAAGTCAGATGAAATAGACACAGTCCTCAAAGACGTCACCACCTTGCATGCCACCTGCAAAGAATGGCTCAGGTTGGAGGCTTTTATCCAGAGAGGATTTAGAGCGCAGTACATTGCTAACTATCTCAATCAAGTAGAAGCAATCCTGTCTTATGCTCGTCAGCGCTCCAAAACTGCAGAAGTGGCAAGTGCTCTGGCAAATCAAAATGCCACTGTGGCCGGTGTAGCGACCAAGCAAGATCCTATAGCCAGACAATAG
- a CDS encoding divergent PAP2 family protein yields the protein MEFAVNLDLSQLLCLAQTSQPLAPGGTPVDGRGWQVVVVTLMSSFIAQALKVVTKLVKTGKLDLRMVATTGGMPSSHSSCTMGMAVSVGLIEGFNSVSFAIALCLAFIVMYDAAGVRRTVGLQARVLNQMVTELFSDHPKLSGERIKELLGHTPKEVFVGAALGSAIALGFNNLAVNQHWHLY from the coding sequence ATGGAATTTGCCGTGAATTTAGACCTGTCTCAGCTTTTGTGCCTGGCCCAGACCAGCCAGCCCCTGGCGCCTGGAGGCACTCCTGTGGACGGTAGAGGCTGGCAAGTTGTAGTGGTCACACTGATGTCCAGTTTTATCGCCCAGGCGCTCAAAGTGGTGACCAAATTAGTCAAAACTGGCAAACTCGACCTGCGTATGGTTGCCACCACCGGCGGCATGCCCAGCTCTCACTCCAGCTGCACTATGGGTATGGCAGTGTCGGTAGGCCTCATTGAGGGGTTTAACTCTGTATCATTTGCCATCGCCCTCTGCCTTGCCTTTATCGTCATGTACGACGCTGCCGGCGTTAGAAGGACTGTTGGACTGCAAGCGAGAGTGCTCAATCAGATGGTCACAGAATTGTTTTCCGATCACCCCAAGTTGTCCGGTGAGCGCATTAAAGAATTGCTAGGCCATACACCAAAAGAAGTTTTTGTTGGTGCCGCATTAGGGTCTGCAATTGCTCTTGGCTTCAATAATCTGGCTGTCAATCAGCATTGGCATCTCTATTAG